The Natribaculum luteum genome contains the following window.
GACGAGACTTACTCCAAAGCAGAGGAGACCGAGCAGATCATCGACGCCCTGGAACGGGTGGACATTCCGGACCCAGAGTCCCGGCTCGAAAGCTACCCAGTCGAATTTAGCGGCGGGATGAGCCAGCGAGTGATGATCGCTATGGCGCTGATCAGCGACCCATCGATTCTGATCGCCGATGAGCCGACGTCGAATCTGGACGTTACGATCGAGGCGAACATCCTCGATCTACTCGAGGACTTACAAAAGCGCAAGGACCTGACGATTCTACTGATTACTCACAACATGGGGGTTGTCGCCCACCACTGCGACAGGATCGGTGTCATGTACGCCGGGAAGCTAGTCGAAGAAGGGGACGTAACCGACGTGTTCGAGCGGCCAGGACACCCGTACACGCGGGATCTCGTGGGCTGTGTTCCGCGACCTAACGAGACGAGGCGCGGCCAGCTTCCGACGATCGAGGGGACCATGCCGACGCCGATCGATCTTCCGGATGCGTGTTACTTCGCACCCCGGTGTTCGTTCGCCGACGAGCAGTGCTGGAAGGAAGCTCCCGGAACGGAGACCGTCCTGAACGACCAAACGCACCGGACTGCATGCCATTTCCGCGAGGAGGTGACCAATGTCGAAGACAACGCTTGACATGGACGACGCCGGGGAAGACACCGCTGTGCTAGAGGTTGAGCACCTCCAGAAGTACTTCACGAGCGGCGGTCGCATCGATCGCCTTTTCGGCGAGCAGAAGACAATCCAGGCCGTTGAGGACGTGTCATTTCACCTCGCGGAGAACGAGACACTGGCGCTTATCGGCGAGAGCGGCTGTGGCAAGAGCACCGTCGCGAAGACGCTGATCGGCATCCACGAGCCGACTGACGGGACAATCAGGTTTAACGGGGAACCGATGACCCCCGAGAAAGTCAGGACGAGCCCGATCCAGCTGATCTTCCAAGACTCTTCGGAGTCGCTGAATCAGAAGAAGACGGTCGGAAGCATTCTAGCGACGCCGCTGAAACTGAACGGCGACAACGACCCGGACGAGCGGATCGACGAACTGCTGACGAAGGTCGGGCTCGATCCGAGCGTGAAGAACCGCCATCCTGGAACGTTCAGCGGGGGGCAGAAACAGCGCATCGCTATCGCGCGGGCACTTGCGAGCGATCCAGAGCTGCTAATCGCCGATGAACCGGTCAGCGGCCTAGACGTGAGCGTCCAGGCAAAGATCATCAATCTGCTCGACGAGTTGACCAGCGAGATGGGCGTCTCGCTGCTGGTCATCTCTCACAACCTGGGCGTCGTCCGCACCATCTCCGACCGGGTTCACATCATGTACATGGGCGAAATTGTCGAAAAAGGGGACACCGAAGACGTGTTCGAGCACCCGGCACACCCGTACACGAGGGCATTGCTGTCATCGATCCACGTACCTGATCCGAGCGTCACCATGGACCGAGTCGAACTCTCGGGAGAACTCCCCGACCCGAGCGACCCGCCAACCGGCTGTCGCTTCAGCACCCGGTGTCCGCAGTACATCGGAAGCGTCTGTGAGGACGTTAATCCAGAACTCACCGAGGAAAGTTCGAACCCGGAGTGGCCGATCCGGGGAGACAACCACTGCTCTGCGTGTCACAAGCATGATGAGTAACGAGACCGAAAGCTACATACCGGTAGCTGTCAATGGTGGTAACTATCCCGATATAGCGGACAGTTTTCCGAGGTAAAAACATGGCACGAAATCTCAAAGCGCTCCTGGTTCGGCGACTATTGCTTACGATCCCCATACTATTCGGGGTGTCAGTGCTGGCTTTCATATTCGTCGCGTTTGCACCGCAGTCACCGGCAATCGCCAGGCTCCAGACGACGAACCCAGAGGCGATCGCACAGTTGGAGGAGTCAATGGGGCTGAACCGCCCGCTGTACGTGCAGTACGTCGACTGGCTGACGAGCGCACTCACCGGCGACCTGGGCCAGTCACTCGTCAAGGACCAACAGGTGAGCACCCTGTTGTACGACCGGATACTGATCTCGGGGCAGTTCGCCATCTTCGGCGTCGTGTGGATGGTTATTTTGGCCAGCTCGCTGGGATTCATCTCCGCGTTCAACCGAAACAAGATCCAGGACCACATCGCCCGCGTGTACGCGGTACTGGGGATCTCGATCCCCGACTTCGTCGTCGGCATCTTCCTGCTTTTGATCTTTGCCGTCCACCTCGAGTGGCTGCCGGCCGGCGGGTTCGTTCCGCTGCGTGAAGGCGTCGGAACGTACCTCAAACACATCCTATTGCCGTCGTATACAGTCGGGTTCCTGTTTACTGCGATCGTCATGCGGATGTTCCGGGGTGACCTCCTTGAGATGATGAACAAAGAGCACGTGAAAGCCGCGAAGGCGATGGGAGTTCCTAAGTACAAGATTGTGCTCCAAGACATCACGAAGCCCGCGGTGATCCCAACCCTGACGACGATCGGGATGTCCATCTCGATTCTGATTTCGGGCGTCGTCATCACCGAGATTGTGTTCGCGATCCCCGGACTGGGGCGCCTCCTCGTAAATGCCGTATTCGATGGCGACTTCACCATCATTCAGGGGGCAGTGCTGATCATCGCAATCATCTTCGTCACCGCGAACCTCGTCGTGGACGTCCTGTACTACTATCTTGATCCGCGGATCCGGGTGAGGGGTGACTGATATGAGGACCGAACGCAATACAGAGCCGGATGTCGTCCAAGAGCGGAGTGCACAGTTCGAATCCGAAACCGAAGAGTACAGGACCGAGCTCCAGACGCTCCTGCACCACTTTCGGCACGACCTGCTTGGAGTGGTCGCGCTCGCGTTGCTAGGGTTCGTCCTGCTTATGACGGTAGCCGGGCCGATGCTGCTCTCCCGTGGGCCGATCGAGCAGAACTACGCGTCGATCCGCGCGCCGCCAGGGTCGGAGTTCCTGCTCGGGGCCGACCAGCTCGGCCGATCCGTGCTGTCACGGATGGTCGTCGGCGGCCGTTACTCGATCGCCATCGGCGTCTTGTCCGTGTTGTTCGCGGGGACGCTCGGGACAGTGATCGGAAGCGCTGCCGCCTACACCGACCGCGAGTGGCTGGACGAGATGTTCATGCGGAGCATGGACGTCATTATGTCGTTCCCCGCCATCGTGATGGGGATCGCCGTGATGGGGATCTTTGGGAGCGACCCGATCTCAGTCGGCCCCGTCGAAATGACGAACTTTTGGAAGCTGGTCATGATCATCGGTGTGATCTACACACCCAGGTTCGCCCGCATTACGCGTGGGGCGGTACTCCAGGAGAAGGGGAAAAGCTACGTGTTGCTCTCCCGGATTGAAGGAGCGTCCCACGCCCACGTGTTCCTCCGCGAAATCCTGCCGAACGTCCTCTCCCCGCTTTTAGTAATGTTCACCTACCGGATCGGGTCGGCGATGATCCTCGCGGCCGCGCTGAGCTTCCTCGGGATCGGCATACAGCCCCCAACGCCGAGCTGGGGGAACATGCTCGCTGACAGCCGCGACCTCATCTTTATCGACGTCTGGTGGGTGACGGTCTTCCCCGCGCTCGCCCTCGCGACGACAATTGTCTGTCTCAATATCCTCGGCGACTCGATCCGCGACGCGCTTGACCCCGACGTGGACATCCTCGAAGACTAAGCCTGTCGGGCACGATCTACCCAGGTCCTCATCAGTCCGATTCCACGCCAGAATACACGCGCTCCGAGGCCGTACAGCCGATACGTGAAGGTGCGCGCCGATAGGGTCTGCGAGGGCTGCGGAGAGCCCGCGCCGTTCACGAGCAAAAACCGGACGAACGTACCTCCATGCGCATCATATTCGCGAACTGAGCGACGGGAAGCCGGATCGGCCTGATATGGTCGTCGCGTTGGGCGCTGTTCAGATTAGAGTTTGAACGTCACGTGTAGATCAACGATTGCGTTCGTATCGACCAGCAGTGTTACTTTGAGTTGCTGAATCGTGAGTTTGGATCGTTTCGTGTAGTGTGTTGAGGCGTGACTTCGGTTAAATCGGGTGCGTCAATCCCAACGACGCCTCTTCTGACAAGCGGCATCGCTGAGAGGTTCAATAAGACACGCCATACGGTCATATCAAGCCGGTTGAACGCCTTATAGAGCGTGGATGGCGTAGGTAGTTCGGTTAATCCAAGGACGCGACGAATGCGTGGCATCTCAATCAGTTCGTCAAGCAGTCCACGGTAGGTCGTATTCTTCCGAATCATCTAGACGGCCGCGTCGGTAACCTCGTTGATGACCGGGTTGTCTAATAGGTACACGTCCGTCGGTCGATATCCTCCGCGGCAGGCCGCGTTCAACGGGTTGACGATCGGCGCGATAAATCGTACTCCCGTTCGTGATCCACACGCACTCCATAGATACCTACGAGTCCAATAAGTGTGAGCCACCCAACTCACGAGGGTAGCTAGCTTGGTTATTTTGCGGTATTCCGCTTCAGAAGCACTTGTCATGAGTCAATTCACCACCCCTCTCTAATGAGAGGGTGTCGGACGAATCCATTGCTGACACTTCCTGACGGTACTACTGACCGAACGTTACTGACGTAATTCGACCGTTACGGACTCTTCTTTACGACCCTAACACCAATATGTGAATCCTTACCATTTGTTACTATGACTACAATTGGCCTGGACTGCCGGGATATCATACATGCGATTGAACGGCACGATGGCAGTGCCTCGACCACGGAAATACGACGCGAGACTGGACTCGACAATTCCAGCGTCCGATACCGGTTCCGAAAATTGGAGGAACTTGGACTCATCGCAACCGAACGAGACCCAACAGCCACACCCGAAGGCGTAGCACCAATCACGATAGCCAAACTCACGGATGACGCTCGCGAGGAAATTCAGAAAGGACTAATCGTTGAATCCAAGCGTCAGCGGGCCAAAATCGAACCTGCAGACAATGCAGAGAGTATAAAAGAATTGAAAGAGGAACTCGCACAACTCCGCGACCGTGTGCACCTCCTCCAGAGTAACCAAAATTGGATAGGCCCGCGGGTTGAGGAATTAGTAGAAGACCACCACGAGTAACTCGTACAGAAACGGTACTACGTCGTCGACCAATTCTCAATATAAAGGCTGGATTCTCTATCTGGAGTGTGGCTATTATGATATTTCAACGATTCCGCGAGAATCAGTTAACTGAATATCGTGCTCTGTAGGATCGCTAGACGGCACCGCCTCAATCACGTTATCTCCGTAGAAAGCGAAGAGGCAGATTGGTTTGACATCCGAAATCCGCCTCTTCACCCGAGAATGCGTCACGAAAGCTAAAGACGTTGTCGAGAACCCAGACGAACCCGCCGACCCCGAAGGGGGTGGCGGGTTCGCCGACTGGGCGATGCTTACGCTGCAAGCCTTGCGAATCGAACTCGGGAAGTCTTACCGCCAGACAATCGATCTCCTGAGCGAAATGCCCGGCATTCTCGACGAAATCGGCCTGACGCGGCTTCCTCACTTCACTGTGCTTCGAGACTGGTTGGAGACGATCCCAATGGAGACGTACCGTGCGTTTCTCGGCGAATCAGCCGAGAAACGCACTGGTCACGCCGCAATTGACTCAACCGGCTTCGACCGTGACCAGCCCTCACGATACTATGCTCAGCGAGCGCACTACCGCGTTCGCTCGCTCAAAGTAACTGCTCTCGTCGACGTGAGAACGCTGTACGTCTACGACGTTCACTGCACGACCACGAAGAAACACGACGCGAAGATTGGTCCGCAGGTCGCTCGGCGAAACGCCGAGGACCTGCGGTCACTCGCTGCTGATCGTGCGTATGACGGAAAGCCGTTCCGAGACGATCTCCGTGCAGACCGCATCCGACCGCTGATCAAACATCGGATCTACTCCTCGCTTGATCGAGCGCACAACGCCCGAATGAGTAGCCGCTGGTATAACCGTCGCTGGATGGTTGAAACCGTCTTCTCGTCGATCAAGCGCACGCTCGGCTCCGCCGTGCGTGCGCGCAGCTGGCACCTCGAATTCCGCGAGATGGTGCTCAAATGTGCCGTCTACAATCTTCGTCGGTCGGTTAGATATCCGTAGAATCGGCCGCAGGCTATCGGTTTCCACCGAACGGAGAAGTAAGTGAAAACACTGGAATCAAGCCTCGTCTAGCGATCCTACGAAGCAGAATATCGGGCCTTATCCTTGTACCGGTCCCGTTCGCA
Protein-coding sequences here:
- a CDS encoding ABC transporter ATP-binding protein, with the translated sequence MRYATERGSLLAVDDVSFDIEAGDMYGLVGESGAGKSTVGRAIMRMIEDPGSITGGQVVYGDRDILSVPESEMQTIRGNGISMIFQDPQAALNPVLTVGQQLRRVLRSHADETYSKAEETEQIIDALERVDIPDPESRLESYPVEFSGGMSQRVMIAMALISDPSILIADEPTSNLDVTIEANILDLLEDLQKRKDLTILLITHNMGVVAHHCDRIGVMYAGKLVEEGDVTDVFERPGHPYTRDLVGCVPRPNETRRGQLPTIEGTMPTPIDLPDACYFAPRCSFADEQCWKEAPGTETVLNDQTHRTACHFREEVTNVEDNA
- a CDS encoding ABC transporter ATP-binding protein, with the translated sequence MSKTTLDMDDAGEDTAVLEVEHLQKYFTSGGRIDRLFGEQKTIQAVEDVSFHLAENETLALIGESGCGKSTVAKTLIGIHEPTDGTIRFNGEPMTPEKVRTSPIQLIFQDSSESLNQKKTVGSILATPLKLNGDNDPDERIDELLTKVGLDPSVKNRHPGTFSGGQKQRIAIARALASDPELLIADEPVSGLDVSVQAKIINLLDELTSEMGVSLLVISHNLGVVRTISDRVHIMYMGEIVEKGDTEDVFEHPAHPYTRALLSSIHVPDPSVTMDRVELSGELPDPSDPPTGCRFSTRCPQYIGSVCEDVNPELTEESSNPEWPIRGDNHCSACHKHDE
- a CDS encoding ABC transporter permease — translated: MARNLKALLVRRLLLTIPILFGVSVLAFIFVAFAPQSPAIARLQTTNPEAIAQLEESMGLNRPLYVQYVDWLTSALTGDLGQSLVKDQQVSTLLYDRILISGQFAIFGVVWMVILASSLGFISAFNRNKIQDHIARVYAVLGISIPDFVVGIFLLLIFAVHLEWLPAGGFVPLREGVGTYLKHILLPSYTVGFLFTAIVMRMFRGDLLEMMNKEHVKAAKAMGVPKYKIVLQDITKPAVIPTLTTIGMSISILISGVVITEIVFAIPGLGRLLVNAVFDGDFTIIQGAVLIIAIIFVTANLVVDVLYYYLDPRIRVRGD
- a CDS encoding ABC transporter permease; translation: MRTERNTEPDVVQERSAQFESETEEYRTELQTLLHHFRHDLLGVVALALLGFVLLMTVAGPMLLSRGPIEQNYASIRAPPGSEFLLGADQLGRSVLSRMVVGGRYSIAIGVLSVLFAGTLGTVIGSAAAYTDREWLDEMFMRSMDVIMSFPAIVMGIAVMGIFGSDPISVGPVEMTNFWKLVMIIGVIYTPRFARITRGAVLQEKGKSYVLLSRIEGASHAHVFLREILPNVLSPLLVMFTYRIGSAMILAAALSFLGIGIQPPTPSWGNMLADSRDLIFIDVWWVTVFPALALATTIVCLNILGDSIRDALDPDVDILED
- a CDS encoding winged helix-turn-helix domain-containing protein encodes the protein MTTIGLDCRDIIHAIERHDGSASTTEIRRETGLDNSSVRYRFRKLEELGLIATERDPTATPEGVAPITIAKLTDDAREEIQKGLIVESKRQRAKIEPADNAESIKELKEELAQLRDRVHLLQSNQNWIGPRVEELVEDHHE
- a CDS encoding IS5 family transposase; translated protein: MTSEIRLFTRECVTKAKDVVENPDEPADPEGGGGFADWAMLTLQALRIELGKSYRQTIDLLSEMPGILDEIGLTRLPHFTVLRDWLETIPMETYRAFLGESAEKRTGHAAIDSTGFDRDQPSRYYAQRAHYRVRSLKVTALVDVRTLYVYDVHCTTTKKHDAKIGPQVARRNAEDLRSLAADRAYDGKPFRDDLRADRIRPLIKHRIYSSLDRAHNARMSSRWYNRRWMVETVFSSIKRTLGSAVRARSWHLEFREMVLKCAVYNLRRSVRYP